ttcttgaacttataatcaatacacattcagatagcaaaacatggcgaacaagtgatagcttcaacacttatcttgataatctttaattatattttatacaaatagggtaaagacagagagagagagagagagagagagagagagagagagagagagagagagagagagagagagagagagagagagggagagggagagagagagagggagggagagaatgcctggctacatcaattgcacagttaatataatatcagccgaagcgattagttaacataacatagtcttgtacaacagagaatattttcgtgttcaaagatatagttaaatcagtatttccaaacaagagtgttttgcagtccagaacgtgtgttggcagactattgaataaaatggttctatgttctttaaattttggacagtgtaataagaaatgttcagaatcttccgggcatgctccacacgtacattctagattatcagagaggtgtcggttaactaagtcttgttgcaaatcgctcatgtttaatctcaacctgctgtgaagtacctgtccctggcggttgcctaaataataatacggtggaacaacaacatctccatcggtcaaataccttttaaattcaccaactgactgcgtttgttgtatattttctggaagattattccacaaagctgtcgttgaaggaaaaaatgaagatttatataactcacttctgcacaatggaaacttacgttcaagagggcgtcgtctgtggtaaggatttacatcggaaaccaggaccggcagtttggaatataaatattctggggttaaacgatttacaattttataatacagcaaaagtttatgacgacgtcgcctttctttcaggggcacaaaacccgattcgttatacagtttttggtggcttgtgccacgtactgcacctacaatgattcggattgcatcgagatgcaatgtctccaactcgtccaccaaacactgtgtacagttatcccagataacgtccgcataatcaaacaatggtaacataaaggatttatatataacttcaagtgattttctgtttaaacgatgcttgaataaaccaaaacacgcaattgactttctacatttagcaattagactttttatgtgggaatcccatttacaattaccttgtagaatgacgccaaggtgcttgtgattttcaacatcaactaagtgtgcatcttcgaaatacaatggtggaagtaaaacattttgtagcctacaaatgtccaacaattctgtcttttgacaattaaaagtgactttccatttagaagcccatgtgcgaattttatccaaatcagaattcaaaatctctgctcgtacatcatcgttatctaaacttaagtacatactcgtatcgtctgcaaagagtttcaacactgattcaagaccaacaccaatatcgttaatataaatgagaaataaaagaggtcctaagacagaaccctgagggacaccagcagaaggggtagcataacttgatttggttcctttcaatactactgcttgtctgcgatcgctcaagtaatgttcaaaccaaacaagcaagggacctcttatacctatcgcctcaagcttgtggagcagaccgcgatgccagactttatcaaaagctttggatacatcaaaaaatattgcctgtgacataatgtttttatcaagtgcaacacaaaaatcatcatatatactcaatagttgataaatagtcgaatcaccagcaataaaaccagattggcagtgtgtaatcaaatcataatttttcaaataaccaaacacacggatttgtatacatttttcaagcaccttcccaatacaactcagcaaagagattggacggtagttggaacaagcactcctatcgcctttcttaaaaatgggcgtaatgtgagcagttttccagacaactggaaaaataccctcagacaaggatctgttaaagagatctgttagtcttggtggtggaaggagtggagggagggtagcgcgacattcgtgtgcgcgagatcacttatttgcattatcccttcgcccgcatcccatttttgcgtacgagatttttactggaagtataaaaaatggggagtaaaaatttcgtttagggagtaattttttcgtgccttggggagttcttttctcgtacgaaaagtgtactcggagtaagaatttcgtgttacacccgGAAGGCAGTTATCTTGGTTACAATGTGTCAGTCTTTTTGTTAATAGTTTTTGTAGCAATCATCCTTTATATTTGTATCAGTCATCTTGTCAATTAAAATcatttgtttttggttgttgttatatATCTTCatttgtactacgttgcaagcccctggagcaattttttgatttgtgcttttttgaacaagaaacaattaacaagtggctctatcccatctctcccccccccctccccggcccctaaacaccaaataaagaaagaaagatatatcTTCATCTTTTATATTATTTGTAACACAGTCATCATCATTTGTAGGATTAACATTTTGTAGCAGTCATGTTTATGTGGCACCTGAGTGGTGTATGGATCAGTGTCATGTTTATGTGGCACCTGAGTGGTGTATGGATCAGTGTCATGTTTATGTGGCACCTGAGTGGTGTATGGATCAGTGTCATGTTTATGTGGCACCTGAGTGGTGTATGGATCAGTGTCATGTTTATGTGGCACCTGAGTGGTGTATGGATCAGTGTCATGTTTATGTGGCACCTGAGTGGTGTATGGATCAGTGTCATGTTTATGTGGCATCTGAGTGGTGTATGGATCAGTGTCATGTTTATGTGGCACCTGAGTGGTGTATGGATCAGTGTCATGTTTATATGGCACCTGAGTGGTGTATGGATCAGTGTCATGTTTATGTGGCACCTGAGTGGTGTATGGATCAGTGTCATGTTTATATGGCACCTGAGTGGTGTATGGATCAGTGTCATGTTTATGTGGCACCTGAGTGGTGTATGGATCAGTGTCATGTTTATATGGCACCTGAGTGGTGTATGGATCAGTGTCATGTTTATATGGCACCTGAGTGGTGTATGGATCAGTGTCATGTTTATGTGGCACCTGAGTGGTGTATGGATCAGTGTCATGTTTATGTGGCACCTGAGTGGTGTATGGATCAGTGTCATGTTTATGTGGCACCTGAGTGGTGTATGGATCAGTGTCATGTTTATATGGCACCTGGGTGGTGTATGGATCAGTGTCATGTTTATGTGGCACCTGAGTGGTGTATGGATCAGTGTCATGTTTATGTGGCACCTGAGTGGTGTATGGATCAGTGTCATGTTTATGTGGCACCTGAGTGGTGTAGGGATCAGTGTCATGTTTATGTGGCACCTGGGTGGTGTATGGATCAGTGTCATGTTTATGTGGCACCTGAGTGGTGTAGGGATCAGTGTCATTATTATGTGGCACCTGGGTGGTGTATGGATCAGTGTCATGTTTATGTGGCACCTGGGTGGTATATGGATCAGTGTCATGTTTATGTGGCACCTGGGTGGTGTATGGATCAGTGTCATGTTTATGTGGCACCTGAGTGGTGTATGGATCAGTGTCATGTTTATGTGGCACCTGAGTGGTGTATGGATCAGTGTCATGTTTATGTGGCACCTGAGTGGTGTATGGATCAGTGTCATGTTTATGTGGCACCTGAGTGGTGTATGGATCAGTGTCATGTTTATGTGGCACCTGAGTGGTGTATGGATCAGTGCCATGTTTATGTGGCACCTGAGTGGTGTATGGATCAGTGTCATGTTTATATGGCACCTGAGTGGTGTATGGATCAGTGTCATGTTTATGTGGCACCTGAGTGGTGTATGGATCAGTGTCATGTTTATGTGGCACCTGAGTGGTGTATGGATCAGTGTCATGTTTATGCGGCACCTGAGTTGTGTATGGATCAGTGTCATGTTTATGTGGCACCTGAGTGGTGTATGGATCAGTGTCATGTTTATGTGGCACCTGAGTGGTGTATGGATGAGTGTCATGTTTATGTGGCACCTGAGTGGTGTATGGATCAGTGTCATGTTTATGTGGCACCTGAGTGGTGTATGGATCAGTGTCATGTTTATATGGCACCTGAGTGGTGTATGGATCAGTGTCATGTTTATGTGGCACCTGAGTGGTGTATGGATCAGTGTCATGTTTATGTGGCACCTGAGTGGTGTATGGATCAGTGTCATGTTTATGTGGCACCTGAGTGGTGTATGGATCAGTGTCATGTTTATGTGGCACCTGAGTGGTGTATGGATTAGTGTCATGTTTATGTGGCACCTGGGTGGTGTATGGATCAGTGTCATGTTTATGTGGCACCTGAGTGGTGTATGGATCAGTGTCATGTTTATGTGGCACCTGAGTGGTGTAGGGATCAGTGTCATGTTTATGTGGCACCTGAGTGGTGTATGGATCAGTGTCATGTTTATGTGGCAGCTGAGTGGTGTATGGATCAGTGTCATGTTTATGTGGCACCTGAGTGGTGTATGGATCAGTGTCATGTTTATGTGGCACCTGAGTGGTGTATGGATTAGTGTCGGCAAAGATGTGTTCGGAAGCGAATGTCTTCTCTGCATTGCTTGTTATCGATTCAGTCAGTAAATGTGCTCATTTGTAACTATCTTTTGCAGTGTGTGTTATCCATGTGATCCATGTGAGCAAAGTGTGGTTATCGCTCAACATATCTTctcagctgtgtgtgtgtgtgtgtgtgtgtgtgtgtgtgtgagtgtgtgtgtgtgtgtgtgtgtgtgtgtgtgtgtgtgtgtgtatgtgtatgtcagCCGTTCGTGCTTGTGTGGctttgctttctctctctctctctctgaaagttAAAATGTGTGCGTTTAATTGACACtgataataacaacaaaacGCTCTTCATTATTCACAAGACAGCAgacattaaaattaaacatttaaATCATTTCAAAAGTCAAGCAAATAAACAGCACTCACATCAGATAAACTTAAAGATTTGAAATAGAATTTAGATTTAAACAGGCTTCGCCATAAAAaggtttaaaacaaacaaaacaaaaatggccATCAAACGTATACTTTTTAAACGGAAGTGGGTGCCACCGAAACCCTTtcctgtgcttgtgtgtgtggattgaCAGCCGATAATATTGGCATCGTGACGGTTAAACTAGTAATGGTTGAAACCCAGTcttcttaactttttttgaacaAATAAAATACACCGAGTAACTATTTATCTCCGAGTTTTTAGTCAACTGATCAGAACATAAACACAGAGGAAGTTAATTTTTgccaaattattgcgacaaatttcaaAACATTCCAAGTTACATCTGATCAAAATGTCTACAGCACACAAAGTAACTGCACATGCTTAAGAACGTAAATTTTGATGTTGATTCCTCATACATCTAAACATATCATTTTTCACCCATAAAATAATCCACACATAGAAATATCTTCTTGTATCCCGTTACACACATACAACTGTAATCAAACTGTAATACTTGATTTAGTTTAAACATCAAGCACTTCCAACACATATTCATTTTAAGGCAAATCAGAAAGTAAACAAAGGGCAACATCTGGGATTTTCAGAAAATCACTTGATCAATGCTTAGGGGTTTTCCATGACTATTACATACTTGAGGTCGACAAACTGCAAACGGAATTTTGGAGCAAACACAACTTctcaaaaacaaatcaatacaacaacaaacaaagttTTTCCTGATATACGAGTAAATCTTTTGGAAATGAAGGCAGAATCAGGAAAAATGGTTATGGAACTGACAAATGGTTGTATTTGATTATCTAAAAATACAGCtgcgaagaaaagaaaaaaatcaaaaagttacATCAAATATTCTAAATAAGCTTTGATCACAAATTTCCtgaattacaaaaaaaaaaacaccccacacataACATTTCAGAGAATGCAGAAACACTAATTCCAATATTTTCTGCAAGATTAAAGATTTTTCAATTAAGACACCCAAACCCTCAATCTAAAATGTTACCACGTTTGAAAGAGATGCTAGTTGCACAATATTAACATTCAGTTGTACCGATAACAATTTTGCCGAAGTTCCAGACTTGTCCTGGAAtaatccaagggaagtaatcacgaTATAACAATTGCAAAAGACATGCACAGTTTCTTCCCTTACACTAGATGGTCAGTAAGAAAAACTGAATGTGCAAAATCAGTAACCAAACTGAGTAGTTTGAATAATGAGTCAAAATGAAGAAATAATTACCGTTACGGTAGTTTCACGGGTTTACACAAACCTAAACATCCCTTCGCATTTTTTGTTCCATTTTAACATTCGTTCCATAATTGCCTTCAAGGCGGTTTTTATCGCTACTTGCCATGATTCAGTGACGCTACAAAAAAAAGTACGGTGACGATGTCCATGTGATGTAGAGCGAGTCAGACCCCCCCTAGGacccggcctttgtcttctaaatgacgGATTTGGAAGGTAGTTGCGTAATTTGATGGCTcgggttgcaccagatcggtcaattgtgcttgttttgatccaaattagTCTGCTTAAATGAACCTTTGGGAGGGTTTCTTTGGGGAAATTtcatggctcagattgcaccagattactccattttccttatttttatctatgccccgGACCCCCCTGGTAGGTTCGtgcgcttcgcgtcgtcgatcaGTCCTTAAGAGaaatttggacccccccccccccccccccttaaaaatgatgtgatccacCGCTGCGTAGcctatacaaggtagtttacggtaagtGATTTAATGATAAACAAATACATTATATCATAAACATGAACGCTCATAAGACCGATGTGTGGGCACAGAATAACATACATTGACAGGTTGAATAAAAGGAATTTATTCTATTTTTTGTGAGGGTCTGAGCCATTGGAAGAAGAAGCATTTTCCGCAAATAGAATGGACGacgttctgttttctttttctgacaactcttaaaaaaaaaaaaaagtttattcaGAACTGGATCGATGAAATATTGTAATTCAATGTTACTCTCCAAACCGAGGAGCTGCTGGTCAGTAATCGCAGATACAATCTACATTTTGACCGCGAGTGGGTAAGTGCCCTGTACGTTATGGTATCTCGAGAAAAAAGCACACCATAAACAAGATAGGGTTAAGGTTAGGGTTATTTTAAGAAAACAGTACGTCATTGCAAACAAAAACGTCGTCTTTTCTTTCCCACAATAACACGCACTAAAGTAACAGTCGGACAGAGATAGATGGACAGCGCTGGGGTGGGGAAGAGTCAAGTCTTCCTCCATGTCCTCCAGCGTCAGGTCCAAGTTGACAACATCTGGCGTGTCAACAACCTGAACAAATCATAATGTTTTTTAAAATCCTATTGAAAAACACAGCAACACGTGAAACAATTTTTGCTCCATAGATTGATTGAGGGGATACACAGATTGATCGACTGATGCATTTACTTGATTATTTAATTATTTATCTACATTTTATGATAATATTTAACTTAtgataatatttttttaaacttttggaCAATTGTGTTATAACTTGAGATAACCCGATCTATTACTAAGGGCTGGTAGTCAACAACATGTGTTTAGAGCATCCCAATTAGTCCATGATctgaacgaagaaaaaaaaatgttatcaGAGAGGGTCCGACCTAAAGTCTTTATTTTTGGTTAGTTTAACATTCCACGTCTTACGTTTTAGTAATTTAACCTACTCACATGTGTATCATTTTGACATTGATATTTTGGGTGAATGGTTTGTGTCTACAGGTAGGGCTCTCAAAACTTAACTAACTCTTTTTCTTTTGTGGGTACAATCAGCCTAGTTTTACGTAAGTGGTAGGCTACTAATGCGGTCAAATCTTGACGTCAGTATAAATAAAGCAAAGCCATCTAAACTTGGACAAGATTGCTTCTTACGTTGGTCTTTTATTATCAAATAAGTGAGTTGTACATGCATGATACTAATATTCCAGATGTCTTCAGATTACACTGGCACAAGCAGGAACAGTTGGGAAAATGTTTCAATATTGATAGTATACCAGTCGTGAATAGAAACTAAGTAGATGCACTTTGGCGTGAATTGTTGACATGTGGCTATCTATATGAGTTTAAATTACATTGTTTAGAAAGGACATGTATTGTCCTACCATATGCAACACAGCACCTTGTTAACACACGATACACTGCTTGTCACAAGCGGCTTTAATATTAGCATACTTTTATGCTGTGGGGTtaaatgtattgtattggagCGCCTGTGTTCCTCTATTTCGCCTGTCATAGGTAGACGCTGGTTAACTGCAGGTGTCTCGTGGAGCTCGTGCTCAGGTATTTcacgtgtgttttgcttgtattttgtaaggtgaactcagagctaaattcgagctcgtagatactcctttttattcattcgttctttGCCTTTAGCCGAGGGAAGATAGCTTGCGTTCCAAGCGAATCCGTTCTTCGTTGAACGTAGGGTCTGTTTGCGTAGAGCAGATGCCGGAAACCTGTTATCAACGGCAGGGGATATGTATGGCTACTTCAATACAACCAGGATGTGGTATGTAATCATTAAatattatgttgtgtgtgttacagttaaATTATTCTCAGGTTTAGATTTGCTTATTGACTTCTGAAAACCGgtcaatccaagatggcggaatgtatagtgtgcacgtgcgtgtgtaACTTTGTACTTGAACGGTATGAAGTTGTGAGTTCGTTTTGGAAAATGGTTTGGTATATGATTGAATGAACGTTTTGGTTGAAAGGGGAGTGGTGGACAGTTTTGTTTATAGAATGAATTTGGTATTATTCGTTGGACTTCATACTTAGCAGAATTAAATGTATAAGTCCGTTGGTATGTGTGTTCGAGATGCATGAGAGTGAGAGTAGAGAATTATGTCCATTTAATCCTGCACTTGGTTGTTAAGTTATAAGGACGGGTGGGCGATGTTACTGTTACCGTGAACTAAGTCTTGCGTTCACCATTCCAGGTTGTTGGTTTTCACCATGCTGAGGTCTTGACCTACTACTGAGATGTCTGCCTGCTCCACTTTCGACGACGGCACTGCTCGCCTGGCTAGGACTCGACGTCACCGATGACTCCTGTCGCTTCGCACCACGGCCTCGTTGACTCCGGTTCATGAACGATTTCGGATACGCAAGCACGGTAACATTAGCCTTAGCCCGTCCTAACAGCTAAACGTGCAGGAGCTATAACGTCATAATGAACTGAGCGAAAGTGAGAGGTATGAAAGTTTCTAAATAattattctttgttgttataGGCTTTAACGCTGGttgatctttgttgttgttgtggatattgccgaaagaaagatttgtatagttagatagtgttgtgcgtgtatttatgttatgtataattgattgtttgtaagaaacgtccttaatctactgttcgtgtcaacttgtgttttgtggtcggaagagcaagattgttttgagtcgtggatgacagactgcgtgcgtgttttgtgcatgtgtgcgtgacaaatgggggctcgtccgggatCTTTATTATTACATCGTCACCTATGATTTTgctctgttcgtctgtttgtttgtaccGTCTTGTCAGGTTTGATTTTTGAATAGTGATGATTGAATAACATGCTTGTACGTGCTAAGGCTTAACCTGATTTTCACAGCGGCCACCTGTGAATACTAGCCGGTGCTGGGTACATGTCTCGACGTTGTTTATAGCATTTTTCCCTGTTGTAATTTGTCTGGAAATGTTGTAGATTGAGATGTTTTGCTTCAGAATTTTGTTGTGAAGTAGTTAGGTTGCTTTTCCATAGTTGGCGACTTAACCATTTTACATTTGGTGAGAAATCATGTCGGGATCCAAATCTCGCAATGCCGCTCTGGCAAGTTTTTCTACCCCTGATCATGGTAATTCTCCACCCCGTATGACACTTACCACGCCAAAGCATATGGATGGAGCTGCTGTTGACCCTATTGAAAAATCTAGTTCCCTCACGTCAGCTCAAGAAATTATAGCCGCTAGGGGACGTGCTTTGGGCGTTCGATCAGGGGCTGCTTTAGCTAAATACGTTcaagaagaggaagcagctcAACGAAGACTacttcaagaagaagaggaagctcAACTGAGAAAAGAAGAAGCTCAACGAAGACTacttcaagaagaagaggaagctcAACTGAGAAAAGAAGAAGCTCAACTGAGAAAAGAAGAAGCTCAACGAAGACTTCAGAGGGAGGAACAGGATGCTCAACGAAGACTTCagagggaggaagaagaaaTCAGAAGAAAAGTACTTCGAGAAGAGGAAGAAAACGACCGCCGCCGACGTCTAGCTGAActggaagaagaaaaagttcgTGCAGAGATAGAAAAGACTAGGAGAGAAGAGACTACTTCAAGTTCTCGTAGTAGGGCTATTGAACCAGTTCGTCTGAAAATAGATCCATTTGATGAAGCCAAAGAGGATCTCGACACCTTCCTAGGACGATTCGAGAGAGCAGCAACTCTCAGTGGCTGGGACAGGGAGAGTGACTGGGGAGCTCGGCTGGGAGCCCTCCTGAAAGGTTTTGCTGCCGATGTTTACTTGGAACTGCCAGCTGAGGATGCGGGGAACTTTGATGTCATTGTGGACGCCCTTAGAGGATCTTTTCGCTGGACGGCTGACTCGTATCGTTCTAAGTTTCGATTCGCGGCCAAAAGGGGAGAGGAGACTTTTATACAGTTTGCTACCCGCCTTCGAATTTGGTTTGAACGGTGGAGGAAAGCCGCGAAGAAAGAGGAGACCTATGCTGGAATCCGAGACCTCCTACTGATGGAACACCTGATGGACCATGTGTCTGGGGACCTCGCGGATTTCATCCGGCAGCGTGAACCGGCGAACGTCACTGAGGCCGCCGAACTAGCTGAGAGGTTTGCTGCATCAAAAAGAGCCAGGAAAAACCCGGTTACTGCGACTGGTCGAGTCGAGAAGAACACGAAGGACATTGAAAATCCTGAGGAAGACTCTGCCCCAGTTAGTCCCGTCCACCCCAACGGCCCTTTTCCCAAGAGAAATTGCTACGGTTGCGGTAAAACTGGGCACATCCGTAGGAATTGCCCGCATTCAGCATCGTCCTTCAACGTGAGGACCGTCACCAACGTGAGAACAGTTGTAACGATGCCAGGAACCACTGCTGCCACATCAGAGTTACCTACCCTTTGTGACCCATGTAGCCAACTTTCGTATACTCCTTTATGCACGGTCAGTATCAATGGATCACAAGTATCTGCTCTTCGTGACACAGGCGCCGA
This region of Littorina saxatilis isolate snail1 linkage group LG8, US_GU_Lsax_2.0, whole genome shotgun sequence genomic DNA includes:
- the LOC138972517 gene encoding uncharacterized protein, translated to MSGSKSRNAALASFSTPDHGNSPPRMTLTTPKHMDGAAVDPIEKSSSLTSAQEIIAARGRALGVRSGAALAKYVQEEEAAQRRLLQEEEEAQLRKEEAQRRLLQEEEEAQLRKEEAQLRKEEAQRRLQREEQDAQRRLQREEEEIRRKVLREEEENDRRRRLAELEEEKVRAEIEKTRREETTSSSRSRAIEPVRLKIDPFDEAKEDLDTFLGRFERAATLSGWDRESDWGARLGALLKGFAADVYLELPAEDAGNFDVIVDALRGSFRWTADSYRSKFRFAAKRGEETFIQFATRLRIWFERWRKAAKKEETYAGIRDLLLMEHLMDHVSGDLADFIRQREPANVTEAAELAERFAASKRARKNPVTATGRVEKNTKDIENPEEDSAPVSPVHPNGPFPKRNCYGCGKTGHIRRNCPHSASSFNVRTVTNVRTVVTMPGTTAATSELPTLCDPCSQLSYTPLCTVSINGSQVSALRDTGADGLVIDSSLVKDCNLKQGSQTIRFAAGNVQKTCPTTIVHLESPFFSGNVVAIVADQLTYPVLIGNRIIQPGGETLEVPVYRAKAQPVKIAAITQVQNTREKEPPKTLRMKDSGLGVTREKLIQLQTLDPTLSRVRELAKGRNPTPSGKKGKVKFLWKQGVLHRFFITTEKTFSQVVVPETLRSGILRRYHNVTKTGHLETKKTKNRLWHSFYWPGMEGDIRRYVHSCDVGRRALPEGGSPKAHLGKMPLIDEPFRRIAVDRVGTLTVSERENRYRLITSPFNLYRRHR